From Polaribacter haliotis:
GTTATAGGTGGTGAAGAGTTTTTAAAAAATATTAATAGATATTGCTTTTGGATAGATGATGAGGATTTAGAAGATGCTATTAAAATTCCAGAAATAAATGTTAGAATAAAAAATGTAAGAGAGTTTAGAGAAAATGGCGGTGAAGTAGCTCGAACTTTGGCTAACAGGTCACATCAATTTAGGTATAGAAATGAGCCTTCAAATAATCAAATTGTAATTCCTTGTACATCTTCAGAAGGAAGAGAGTATTTACCTTGTGGCTATTATGATAGTAGTTACATTTCTCTAAATTCAGTTCAGACAGTTTATGATGCAGAACCTTGGGTTTTTGGATTATTATATTCAAAAATGCATAATAATTGGCTTTCTGCTGTTGGAGGAAAGCTGGAGTCTCGAATTAGGTATTCCTCTGCTTTGTGCTATAATACTTTTCCTTTTCCTGATATTAATGAAAAACAAAAAGAACAAATCAACCTACACGTTTTTGAAATATTAGAAGAAAGAGAAAAGCATCCTGAAAAAACTATAGGTGATTTATATAATCCTGATAAAATGCCTAAAGGTTTAAAAGAAGCACATCATCAATTAGATTTAGCTATTGAGCGTTGTTATCGTTTAAAACCATTTGAGAGTGATACAGAGCGTTTAGAATATCTTTTTAAAGAATATGAGAAGATGATAAATAAAAACACCTTGTTAGAAAAACCAAAAAGAACTCGTAAAAAGAAAGCTAAATAATGGAAACAACTTTAGATACATTGTTAAGTTTATCTACCGAAAATGAAGTAGTAGAATTTAAAGAAGCTAAAAACCAAATTGATAAAGATAAATTAGGTAAATATTTTTCTGCTCTAGGAAATGAAGCAAATTTATCTAATAATTCTTGTGCTTGGTTATTGTTGGGTGTAAATAATAATAAAAAAATTATAGGTACAAATATTTCAGACACTCAATTAAATGAGTACAAGCAAGAAATTGCAAAACATACGTCACCCACAACCAATTTTATAAACACACATAGGGTAACTAAAAATGGTTTAGAGGTAATAATGTTACAAATACCTATCGCACCCAAAGGAATTCCTTTATCTTGGAAAGGGCATTGTTATGGTAGAGACGGTGAAAGTTTAGGAGCATTATCATCTGACGAATATGATAGAATTAAAAATCAAAATAAAACAGAAGATTGGAGTGCTCAAATAATTAAAGAAGCTTCAATTTTAGATTTGTCTCAAGAAGCTATTACCCAAGCTCGTTTAAGATATACTCAAAAGAACCCTAATTTAGAAGAAGATATTAAACATTGGTCAGATACTGTTTTCTTAAATAAAGCAAAACTTACTATAAAAGGTGCAATTACAAATGCTACAATAATTTTACTGGGTAAACCTGAATCAGAACATTTTATAAATCCTGCAACTTCTAAAATTACTTGGATACTTAAAGGCAGTGATAATATTGAAAAAGATTACGAACATTTTACTTGTCCTTTACTTTTAAATATTCAACAAGTTTATGGTAAAATACGAAACTTAAAGTATCGTTATCTTACAGATGGCACTTTGTTTCCAGAAGAAGTAGACCAATACGATTCTTACATCATTCGCGAAGGTTTAAACAATTCTATTGTGCATCAAGATTATACATTGGGTGGTAAAATATTGGTGGTAGAAAACGAAAATGCAACCTTAACTTTTGCTAATGCTGGTAGTTTTATTCCGCAAAGTATTGAAACCGTAATTAAAGCAGATGCACCAGAATCTAAATACCGTAATAAATTTTTAGCAGATGCTATGGTCAACTTAAATATGATTGATACCATAGGGAGTGGTATAAAAAAGATGTATCTAATTCAGCGTAAAAAATATTTCCCTTTACCAGATTACGATTTAACTAATAACAAAGTAAAAGTTACCATTACAGGTAAAATTGTTGATGTAAATTATGCTCGTAAAATAGCCCAAATGCCAAATTTATCTTTAGAAGAAATTATGCTTTTAGATAAGGTCGCTAAAAATAAAATATTAAGTGCAGAGGAAATAAAAACCCTTAAAACAAAGAAACTTATTGAAGGCAGAAAACCTAATTTTTATATATCATCTAAAGTGGCATCAGCAACTAATCAAAAAGGAGATTATATAAAAATGAGAGGCTTTAAAGATGAACATTATAAAAAAATGATTTTAGAATATTTAGATAAATATAAAAGTGCATCAAAAGAAGATATTGATAAACTCATTTTAGATATACTACCTAATGTTTTAGATATTAATAAAAAGAAGAATAAATTAAGAAATATTATCTATTCGATGTCTAAAAAAGATAATAGCATCAATAATATAGGAACAAATAGAAAACCTATTTGGATAAAAGTTTAACTAAATCAAATAAAATTTAGATAAACTTTAGACATTTTTTAGATAAACTTTAGTTGTTTAAGCATGTTTAACCGCTATAAAACAATAGGTTACAGTAATATAAATTAGACATTTTAGATAAACTTTAGATATTTATGCCAGATATAGTACACGTAAAATACCAACAAACAGGAAAAAGTAAAAGTACCAATGAGTATGGTATGAGAGAAATGCAACAAAAAGCATTTGAGGCTCGTACTGCTCAATATTTATTAATTAAAGCACCGCCAGCTTCTGGTAAATCTCGTGCATTAATGTTTATTGGTTTAGATAAATTAATAAATCAAGATATAAAGAAAGTAATTGTAGCAGTTCCAGAACGGTCTATTGGTAGTTCATTTGCTAAAACAGAATTAAAGAAGTTTGGTTTTTTTGCAGATTGGGAACCTAATCCAAGATATAATTTATGTACGCCTGGTATAGAAAAAAGCAAAGTAACTGCATTTCTGAATTTTTTAGAAAGTGACGAAAAAATACTAATTTGTACACACGCTACATTGCGTTTTGCTTTTGATGCAATAGATGAAAAACAACTCAATGATTGTTTATTGGCAATAGATGAATTTCATCACGTATCCGTAGATGGTGATAATAAATTAGGATTGGTTTTAAGTAGTGTAATGGAAAAATCTACTGCACACGTAGTTGCAATGACTGGTTCTTTCTTTAGAGGAGATTCTGTACCAATTTTATTACCAGAAGATGAAGCAAAGTTTACTAAAGTAAAGTACGATTATTACCAACAACTAAATGGCTATAATTATTTAAAATCATTAGGTATTGGGTATCACTTCTATCAAGGGAAATATACTTCTGCTATTCACGAGATATTAGATGAAAACAAAAAAACAATAATTCATATACCAAGTGTAAATTCTGGAGAGTCTGAAAAAGATAAATATGAAGAAGTGAATAGAATTGTAGATGGTTTAGGTGAATTAGACTATCAAGACCCAGATACAGGTGTTTTATATGTAATAAGTAATGCTACAGGTAAAACGTTAAAGATTGCAGATTTAGTTCACGATAATCAAAAGGATAGAGATAAAATACAAGAATATTTACGTAATGTAACAAGTGTAGATGATATAGATATTATCATAGCATTAGGTATGGCAAAAGAAGGGTTTGATTGGCCATATTGCGAACACGCTTTAACGGTTGGTTATAGAGGTTCATTAACAGAAATTATTCAAATTATAGGTAGAGCAACAAGAGATAGTGAAAATAAATCACATTCTCAGTTTACCAATTTAATAGCACAACCAGATGCAGAAGATGACTTAGTAAAATTATCAGTAAATAATATGCTAAAAGCTATTACAGCATCATTGTTAATGGAGCAAGTGTTAGCACCTAATTTTAAATTTAAACCAAAATTTCCAGACGAAGATGATGATAATTCAGAAGATGACGATGATACTATAAAAATAAATGGCTTTAAGTTACCAAGTTCACAAAGAGCAAAAGATATTATTGAAAGTGATATTAATGACTTGAAAGCAAAAATAATGCAAGATGATACAATGCTAAAGGCAATGCCTGGTAATGTAGACCCAGAAGTTATTAATAAAGTATTGATACCTAAAATTATTAAAGAAACCTATCCAGACTTATCTGATGAAGAAGTAGAATCAGTACGTCAACACGTAGTAGTGGATTCTGTTGTTAAAAATGGTACTATTGAAGAAGTAGGCGATAAACGCTTTATTCGTATGGCAGATAGTTTTGTAAATATTGATGATATTAATATTGATTTAATAGATACAATCAATCCATTTCAGAAGGCATTTGAAATATTATCTAAATCAGTAACAGCATCAGTATTTAAAGCAATCCAAGAAACTATTGATGCTACAAGAATAACAATGACTGATGAGGAAGCAATTATATTGTGGCCTAAAATAAAAAACTGGATAGCAAAAACAGGAGAACAACCAAGTATTCAATCTTTCGACCCACAAGAAAGACGTTTAGCGGAAGCAATTATATTTTTAAAAGAGCAAAAGCGTAAAGCCCAAGCAAATGAGTAAAAAGAAAACATTAGAAGATATATTTAATGATGATGAGTTTGGAATTTTAGATTCTAAACCCAAAAACTCTAATGTAAAAACTGAAGACGAACGCTTAATTGAATCGTTCCAAGATATTAATGTCTTTTTTGAAAAGAATAATCGTGAACCAGAAGCAACTAATGTAACTGAATTTAAACTGCTATCAAGATTAAAAGCATTAAGAAAAGATGCTAAAAAAGTAGAAATATTAAAACCTTA
This genomic window contains:
- a CDS encoding DEAD/DEAH box helicase — translated: MPDIVHVKYQQTGKSKSTNEYGMREMQQKAFEARTAQYLLIKAPPASGKSRALMFIGLDKLINQDIKKVIVAVPERSIGSSFAKTELKKFGFFADWEPNPRYNLCTPGIEKSKVTAFLNFLESDEKILICTHATLRFAFDAIDEKQLNDCLLAIDEFHHVSVDGDNKLGLVLSSVMEKSTAHVVAMTGSFFRGDSVPILLPEDEAKFTKVKYDYYQQLNGYNYLKSLGIGYHFYQGKYTSAIHEILDENKKTIIHIPSVNSGESEKDKYEEVNRIVDGLGELDYQDPDTGVLYVISNATGKTLKIADLVHDNQKDRDKIQEYLRNVTSVDDIDIIIALGMAKEGFDWPYCEHALTVGYRGSLTEIIQIIGRATRDSENKSHSQFTNLIAQPDAEDDLVKLSVNNMLKAITASLLMEQVLAPNFKFKPKFPDEDDDNSEDDDDTIKINGFKLPSSQRAKDIIESDINDLKAKIMQDDTMLKAMPGNVDPEVINKVLIPKIIKETYPDLSDEEVESVRQHVVVDSVVKNGTIEEVGDKRFIRMADSFVNIDDINIDLIDTINPFQKAFEILSKSVTASVFKAIQETIDATRITMTDEEAIILWPKIKNWIAKTGEQPSIQSFDPQERRLAEAIIFLKEQKRKAQANE
- a CDS encoding RNA-binding domain-containing protein; translation: METTLDTLLSLSTENEVVEFKEAKNQIDKDKLGKYFSALGNEANLSNNSCAWLLLGVNNNKKIIGTNISDTQLNEYKQEIAKHTSPTTNFINTHRVTKNGLEVIMLQIPIAPKGIPLSWKGHCYGRDGESLGALSSDEYDRIKNQNKTEDWSAQIIKEASILDLSQEAITQARLRYTQKNPNLEEDIKHWSDTVFLNKAKLTIKGAITNATIILLGKPESEHFINPATSKITWILKGSDNIEKDYEHFTCPLLLNIQQVYGKIRNLKYRYLTDGTLFPEEVDQYDSYIIREGLNNSIVHQDYTLGGKILVVENENATLTFANAGSFIPQSIETVIKADAPESKYRNKFLADAMVNLNMIDTIGSGIKKMYLIQRKKYFPLPDYDLTNNKVKVTITGKIVDVNYARKIAQMPNLSLEEIMLLDKVAKNKILSAEEIKTLKTKKLIEGRKPNFYISSKVASATNQKGDYIKMRGFKDEHYKKMILEYLDKYKSASKEDIDKLILDILPNVLDINKKKNKLRNIIYSMSKKDNSINNIGTNRKPIWIKV